The sequence CTCCGCACCGAGCCGAACCAGTACCGCTTCCTCGACACCCGCTCGCGCTGGCAAAGCGTGCAGGACGGGCTGATCACCGTCTTCTACAACGAACGGACCCAGCCACGGGCGCAGGCGATCCTGCAGTCGGCGGTGCGGACCGTCAACGCCCTGCGGGAGCAAGCGGGGGTGCAGCTTGCCGAGCCGCTGACAGTCGTCGCCTATCCTACCCCGGCCGACCTCGACTCCGCCTATCCGCCCCGCAGCCAGTCGTCGCGGGGCAGCCGCGCCGGCGTCTCGGTCTCTGGCTTCAATGTCGTGCTTGTCACCACCGAGGGCGACGCGATCGGCACGACGGCCCATGAAGTGACGCACGCGGTGGTTGAGGATACGATCGGCCCCGGCGCAATCAGCGGCTTCCCGATGTGGCTGAACGAAGGCCTTGCCACCTACTTTCAGCCCTCCCAAGGCGCCGAATGGAGCCAGTATCTGCAGCAGGCGATCCGGCTTGACCGCGTGATGCCCCTGCGCTTTCTGAAGGCGTATCCGGGCCGCGAAGAGGAATGGCTGCTCGTCTATGCGCAGGGGGTGAGCATGGTGCGCTACCTGCTCACCACCTATGGCGCGCAGAAGATGGGGGAGTTGCTGCGCGCCTACCGCGACGGCGACACCGACGAGCGCACCTTCGAGCGCGTCTACGGCAAAAGTCTCCTCGACCTTGAGAACGAATGGCGCGCCTCGATCGGCGTCAAGCCGCTCGACAGCACGACGGCGAGCCCCCCCATTAACCAGCCGCAGCCTCGGCCGACGCTGCCGCCCTTGGTGATCGACCAACCGGGAAGCCAGCCGGGAGCCCAGCCGACGCCCGGGCCGGCGACACGCCCTCAGGGAGCGGCGAGCCAGACCGGCCGACTGCAGGCCGCGCTGCCGCTCCTCCTTGTTGGGGGAGGCGTCTTTGCGCTCCTGCTCTTCGTGGCGCTTGGCGCGCTCGTCATCGCCCGCCGCAACTCCTTCTGAACCCGAGCGCGCCTCGGCAGCCTCCTAGAAGATCCCGAGCGCGATCTTGGCGTCTTCGCTCATCATCGTCTTCGGATCCCACGGAGGCGACCAGACGAGGTTGATGTTGACATTCTCGACCCCGGGAAGACTAGCGACTGCCGCGTATGCTTGAGTGCGGATCATGGGGCCCGCCGGGCACGCCGGCGTGGTCAAGGTCATGTCGACGTTGACGGTCTTTTCGTCCGGGATCTCGATGTTGTAGACGAGCCCGAGATTGATGATGTCCATGCCGATCTCCGGGTCGTAGACCTCGGAGAGCACCTCGCGAACCTGCTCTTCGGTCACCATCGTCTGCCACTCCAGAGTGTAGGGCGCCGACTGCCACCGCGCGCTCCCGCTTGCTGAGAGCGAGAGGTATGCCTGCGGGGAGCCGCTGTCGGTACGCCGCGCCGCGTAAGACCTTTTATTCAAGTGTAGCGCAGGGCGCTAGCGAGAATGGCCACTTAAGTCGGGACGATGCGAGTCAAGCTCCTC comes from Dehalococcoidia bacterium and encodes:
- a CDS encoding peptidase MA family metallohydrolase, translated to MAATFSRFAPRLSLGTRLLRPLLAFALALGVFAPTARSAGASDGITVLEETVRTEWPDAVVFTVKLSSASEITRIRIEYWYTSHTRAGGNPTFTPGKEVTAEFRLRTRGAQDVPPGALIHYRYVVEDAAGTTLRTEPNQYRFLDTRSRWQSVQDGLITVFYNERTQPRAQAILQSAVRTVNALREQAGVQLAEPLTVVAYPTPADLDSAYPPRSQSSRGSRAGVSVSGFNVVLVTTEGDAIGTTAHEVTHAVVEDTIGPGAISGFPMWLNEGLATYFQPSQGAEWSQYLQQAIRLDRVMPLRFLKAYPGREEEWLLVYAQGVSMVRYLLTTYGAQKMGELLRAYRDGDTDERTFERVYGKSLLDLENEWRASIGVKPLDSTTASPPINQPQPRPTLPPLVIDQPGSQPGAQPTPGPATRPQGAASQTGRLQAALPLLLVGGGVFALLLFVALGALVIARRNSF
- a CDS encoding metal-sulfur cluster assembly factor: MVTEEQVREVLSEVYDPEIGMDIINLGLVYNIEIPDEKTVNVDMTLTTPACPAGPMIRTQAYAAVASLPGVENVNINLVWSPPWDPKTMMSEDAKIALGIF